GTGTAGAGCGTCAACCTTGGCAAGTGCACCACAGTGTTGCAGATGCAACATTAGCCCTGTTTGATGACcttgcagcagcacagagggaaGATGTCGTGTCAAACAGTATAAACATGCTACATTAGTAGATGATATACCTGGAGACAGCACAAAACCAAGACTATTTCTCTTTGTGCTACAGTCAGAGGTAAGTTGAAGCACTtagtaacaataaaaaatatatgatctATTTAGGGAGTACAGAAATGcgtgttaaatacattttaacagtttaacatttaaaaacctccTCTCAGACGTAATGAGGCAGTAACACAAGCTGCTCCTTTATAAGTGAATGACTAAAATTCAAGTGAAGGACCCCAGTGTGATTCAGGCTTGATGAAACACCGCCACTCAGCAGTAAAGCCTCATTAAAGAGTCATTCATCAGTGTCACTTATAATCAAGTCTTTAATATTACGTACATCAGCAGCAGGATCACCTGCTGCACTtcatacaaaaatacagaaatacttCAAATATGTAAAACAGAGGAGTAACTGATGTGGGACTCATTTATTCAGAGAGTGATACCGTTTACTGTCAGCAGGTGGCAGAAGAAGACAGTTGAGACCATTAAGGATGtggttttacatttacatcattCATGTTACTTTCTGCAACCATTGCTGTTGTATGAATTATTTACCATGTAataaatgctagtgagccagttttttttttatcaccactTTTAGGTAAATGTTAATGTCTGTACACGTCAATGACGAAGTCAGAATATGGTTAAATGCATCATTTAAGCAGTGTTTCTCATCGATCGCTGTCCTGTTTGTCGACTAAAGTAACATCTGGACAGCACACATCACTTTGAGAGGCACTTCAGAGGTTGAACATAATTAAGAGCTCCTTATAAATAGTCTGTGCATGGCACTTGTTAAGTGCTGGATGCCAATggtattgatttttttgtttccaaaaGGACTAGCTGGTGAAAACGATTGCAAAATATTTATGatcaaaatagatttttatacTTATAGAATTGTATGTAACTGTTGGCGTTATATGAAAATAGTTAACAAAGCATTGACAGTATATTGATTCAAgtattttacaacattttatataaaggaaaaacattttactcTGTTCGTTATCAGTCTCTGTGCTTGTTCTGTTGGCTTCATAGCTGCCTATTCAAGAACTAACCACAAAAAGCAGAAACTAATGTGAGCAAATGTACATCACAAAGctttgaaatgtgcttttatgtgaggaaaacaaactTCAGGTATTGAGCCTCATGCTACAGGACTGTGGCACAGCGGACAGCAGTTGTATTTGCCgatctcctgctccagagcgcagtgtttacacacactgcacatcCAGAACTGGTACTCCTGGATCGGCAGACCGGTCACGATGCACGTGGGTAACTTTCCCTCTGccctgaaaagagaaaagttcaATTAATATCAGTAATTTCATGGTTTACAGTGCACTTTACACCAAAGTTATGCATATGTAGCTCCACCCTATTTCTGCTGCTTCATACTCTTCATTGCAGAGTATTTGTATTAAATAACAGTCTAATTGTATGCATGACGCATAGTATATACTAGAGTTAATAtgaagcatagactgtatatgaagatggatggcATGATAGGTCCTGAAGAGTGAAGCCAACtcgtcttgatcgccccctggtggctggcctCAGCATctttggcacaagatggcagctttcgtatctgggatattttggattgtgggagaaagtggagacacatcgaccatctttatctacagtttGTGATGTGACGCATGGGGGCTTCCCACAAAACCTTAGTGCTAAAAAATGTGTCTTGTTTTACTTATTTGTCCATTATTCTTATCCATTATAATTATTTGTCCATTTTAGTGAGGGACAGTGGTTCAGGGTTACTTCTATTGTCATCTAATGCCGGTGTCCTCAATATGTGCAGTTTGACGTTATGTTGAACagtaaattaagtttttttgaGAGGAGGACATTGATCGCCAGAGTTTAGCTAAACTAATGGTGGACTTTCATTCTGCATTTTGGCAAAAATAGCAAACTTTCTCTTCGTCTATAGCTTTAAAATAACATGATAAATGGTTTTGCAGATGTACAGATCAGGCAGCTGTTCCTCCcgtcagtgttttatttgaactCATCGGCTCACCCCTCTGATGATCGTTCCCGCTCCATTGTGCGACTGTCCTTAGGGTTGTGCTTGGTGAAGATCTCCAGGGCCAGATCCTCGTACAGCTGCCGCTGCTCAGACTCTAGACTCTCCAGGGATTCCAATTTGATAAAGGCCTGTGAGCATGTGCCGAATGCCCGGTTGGATGCGGAGCAAATGGCCAACAGAGAGTAGATTTCGACTGCTGGAATGATGTCCTCATACTCACGCAGGTGCATGGCTTTAAAAAGTGGAGGAAAACAGTGAAGAGTTAAAACTCCATGTGACAGAACTGACTGTTCTTCCAACCTTCTGTCTGACATCACATTTCAGGTAGCTGGTCTGATTCCTCTCCATTTTTTAGCAAAATGTTTGAGATGTTATCAAACAGTTTGACAaactttataaaaataaactgactTGATTTTGTAATAAACttagtgttattatttttctattacATCTAACCTCCTGAGGGCTGAGAGCTGAGGGAATACAAAGTGTGACCTTGCATGAGTGGACAGATTAAGATAAACTAAACCGATGAGTTGCTAATGAGTCTTAATGAGACTTTAAACTATGAACACAACTGACCATTGTAAAACAATGTAGTAAGTTGCAAAAGTCTTGTTGTTCAAATGACCTCAGACACTGAGGAGGATGAGATGATGTTAAAAGTAAATTTCTGTAGTCTAGGATATTTTAGACCTAATCAGTGgtaatgtcttttttaattgcTCCTCTAATGAAACATGAGTCATTTTGTTAGATGTGAACTAgtactttcagtttttttcaaaatttttgTAACAATTAAGGAGACTGATCTGATGCCTGAGTATGACTCATTTATTAACAGTAAATATGTATCTAACGTAAAATGatagatgttttgttttttccaaatgCTACACCTGTGACTGAATACTTAGCCGTCTGGGTAATAATAACATTCACCTGGTTTCCATAAAACATGACTGAGACATATGAGCTCTGACAGAGAGTCATgtcaaaatacatgtatttactaATAGAAAATAACCCATTTACTTAAATTCTACGTTTTAGTAAATGAGGATATACTTGAGCCACAACTGAgtaatttttttattactgGTTAACGAttctattatttttttacaattcaaATTTTGATTGtttaacctttttaaaatgttgaaaattaCTCATCACAGTTTCCCAAAGCCCAATGTCATCAAACGTAAAACTTTGGCTGACTAACCGtctaaaacacagaaatgactAATCAATGATCTGACTTCTTGTTTCAGCCCTAGAGAATACTGTTGTTTACTTGTTAGCATGGGGAAGTGTGGTGTGTGATTTGGTACCTGTGCGCATAGCATTCTCCATATAGCCTCCATAGAGCTGCCTTTGAGCGAGCAGGAAGAAGTGATAGGCCTCGGCTCCACGCCACGCGTTGTCCACAATACGATCGTCTGAAGACGTTGCATCTTCCTCAAGCAGCCCAGCGAGTGCAAATTTTGCCTTATCACAACGAATGGAGGTGAAATATAAAAAGCATTTCAGCATCACATGCAATACAATTATCAGATTATAATGGATGATGCATTTTTGTTTCTAAAATGATtcattaacacttgaacattatataaaacatattatatatatatacagtatatatatatatatatatctgttaCCTCAGACTGCTTCCCTTTGGTTTTGCTCTGCTGTGACGTTTTCACCTGCTCGTGGTAATTTTCAACAAGACGCGCCGCCAGCACATAGAGCTTCTTCACCCGCAGTGGTCGCGTCCTCTTCTTCGCCTCCTCATCTGCTATCTGCAAACAGTAGCCATTCATTTCACTGCATGTGTCAACAAACAGGCTGATCCAACAGTTATCACACTTCCATTAAAGGTCGCAGATGTAATTCACCTCATTGTAATGGAAAATGATATCACTATGCCATATGCTTTGTATTAACCACACtatatattttctctgctttgGCATACCATGTGTAACTACCAAGATAACCCTAGGTGACCAGATTTACAGGGTATTAGTGCCAGAGAGGTGCagacatcagagccacaaatctgtCTGAGGCAACCTGGTCTCCCACACCGAGACCTTGAGGAGGCTAGGAGGCCTttagcatgtgtctgtgtcttactGGGATTTTACTGTTCATTCAGTtcacacatagttcacacatatacatagttcactcactcacacacacacacactcactcactcactcactcactcactcactcactcactcactcactcactcactcactcactctcacacacacacacacacacacacacacacacacacacacacacacacacacacacacacacacacacacacacacacacacacacggaataTGTGATATCCAATAAACATCAAtattaaaaaactttttataatataacataataaagaaaaaaaagctttcgGGGAATTAGAAATTGAGTCATCACATAACGTGTCCAGCAGAGTGCGCTCCAGTTCCATTGCTTAGAATACACTCAGCACTCAGCCAGGCTGCTCTCAAGGTGCTGATGAAAGTTGAAAATAGGACCAGTTGCACTGTATTTCAGGTCACTTATTTTAAAAGGGACGTGAATGAAGAAGCCATTGATGTTCTACTGAAACAACTCAAAACGaatcagcataaaaaaaaacaagcctaCCTTAAACATGAGTTTGGCTGCATCAAGAAAATGGTGGGCTTTCCGATACAGTTCCACCGCTTCCAGAGTTTTGTTCTTCTCGAGAAGATGTGAGGCGTATTTGGACAGAAGAGATTTAATCTCCTTCATGTTGTGGGTCCTGGCGAGTTCCACCGCTTTGTTCCACTAAAGGAAGTGacaatattcattaaaaaacaaaacaacattgttattttaagaagTAGATTTTTGATCATGATattaaaacagtgtttatttttactgCTGCATTACTTTAAATTACATGTCACTAACCTAACAGTAATAAATGAAGTGAAACGATATAACTAGTGACCATGTTGCTATGGGCACATACCAGCTACGACCCCCATCAACATGTGGACGTTCCAACCCATGAGTACCAGAAGtaaacattttgatttggattTAGTAGCCAtattattttaaccatccaatGTAGACTTGCCACCAGCTATGAGATTGTGAAATAACGTTATATGTTACTGGCTTGTGGGCTCATAATGGTTTATTGGATGCATAGTTCTTTtactcttaaaataattatgtacaCAGTTTGAacctttatctttttttccttttccaatATTAGTTTGCTCTGAATCAAAAGATTTATGgtattattttcaaaaatgtacaAACTCTTAATTACTTTTATGTATTCATCATTTGTCTTACTCCTTCCTTAATACATGTATAGTTACTATCATTATTAGTTAATTAATAAAAATCTATCATTATTTATCATACATTTACTATTTATTCATCCTTTTTGTTGagttgttatattttgtttgtgttttgtttttgtctgcccatGTGTATTTAGTCTCTGTGTCAGTCATTGTCGCATCTGTCAAGTCACTAttgtattgttttggtttctacaaataaaaataaaaaaggagacGGCCAATGTTACACTATATTATTACATTGACTGTATCTTGCACGGTAGTGTATGTAGTATCATGGTGACAAAAGTGACCTAAAACAACCTCAGTGGCATTTTTCCCACAACAGTAGGTGTCTCCAGGATCACATTTTACCACGATGATAAACAAACTAACAACTTGAAAACAGGCCACTGTCATGACTGTGGTTCCTTTACATATCTTACTATCAATAGGAGCCGAACATTAGAAGACactgtatttttaaaaccaTCTGTGGTAAAATGGAGGTTTAGTGGAGGCAATTAAAGTGACAGACCATTCATTTGGTCTGTCAGCAGTAGTATTAACACAGTATTAACGCAGCAGGAGGAACTGCCAGGAAAAGAGGAAGGTGGGATGGCTAATCACTTCTACTTTAGATGAAGAGGGTCAATTTCAGGACAAATTGTAAGTCCATTAAAGTAAAGCCATCTGTGCCTCAACAGTTTATATAAAGTGCAACAGCTGCAGCTTACATAGAAGAGTTTGATTCTTAACTGTTGTCAAACTAATCTTGTTAATATTTTCCATCCAGAATCAGTTTCCCCTTGAGCCAAATGTGGAGATTTACACTGGAGCAGTGCACAGTGGTTTGAGAGCAGCATTCACACTCCGGAGCTAAATATCACTCAGGACGAGGACAGGAGTGGGAGGACAGCAGGTGCCACAGTGACTGCTGTGGTGCAAAGCCGTCCAACTGTGTGATGAATCTGAAGGTCACTGAGGCACTGCAATATGTTGCGCagagtttcagacagaaacTCTGGCGCCGTTAGTttaccgtctctctctctcacctggtTCAGATGAACACATGCTTCAACGGCAGCTTTGGGCTGGTTGCACTTAAGGTAGGCGTTCACAGCTTGTTCACACATGCCCACGGTGGCAAACATCTGCCCAATCTCCTACAGCACAGAGATGGAGAACTGTTATAGATAGAGACTCTGTGGAGTCGGTTTATATTTCAGGTCACAGATTTAGAGTCACTGAGATTTTAGCTTTTAAATCCCTACAAGAATATGTAAGAATTATTATTAGTTCATCTTGAACACTTGGCTTACTGGTAAAAGTTTATGATTCTCTGGCAGCACAGGGGTCAGTTTCTCAAGGCCGTCGTAGTCCTCTAACATGTAGTAGCATTCTGCCAGCCTCTCCTGGTTCCGGCCTTGAAGGTAGTACTGCACTGCATTAACCCTGCAAACAGAAAACCATGTTTTCAGCTTAAATAGATCAACAATCACATCACCACATCTAATTCATTTGATTATCTGCAGTTCTAGTTATTTAGAATatataaaaactttattaatgCACTAATGacataattagaaaaaaaagaaaaagaaaaacccagtACCACTTCTGCCTGTCAGCAAAGTAGTCTCCGATGGCATTGTACGCCTGTTCCAGCAGAGTATCATCACAGTCCCCGGAGCCAGTTTTAAGCAGCTGAAGAACCCTGAACCAGTCTCCCAGCTTGATCCTGAGGCTAATGGCGAGGTCCCTACAGAGAACAACATGTCCGTTATCCACCCTCACCTTCACACCTGAAAAACTGCTGACAGCTCATCTTATAAGGTTGCCATTAAAAATACCAGacaaaaattaacaaaaaacaagaacGAGACCTGAATCAAATAGTCCAGACAATTGTGGCTAAACGTACCTGCGATCCATATCGAGGTACATCCGCTCAGCTTCCTCAAACCTGCCGAAGTATGCTGCCACCTCGGCCTGTTTCATGGGCTCGCTCTGCAGGTTGCCCAGGCGCTTGACAAACTCAATGCCCTGGTAGTCTTTACAACGGACGAAGGCCTGCTCAGCTGTCTTCAGATCCAGCTTCTGAAGAGCCGCCTCAGCTAGCAGACGCCTGACAGGTTGTCAGAGAACAGGCGTGGTTAGTTATTATTACCAGGATGACAGCATGAgattacatatatacatatctatatatctatatatctatatatctatatatgtgtaATAATGTGTGATCATTCACTGAGGACCTTGCAAAAAcgaaaatataattttaatttataCAATTTAAACAACAATTACACTTTAAACTTACCAGAGTCTTGGGTGAGGATTGTCTTCAATGAACTGTGAGGCATCTTCAATCCCAACTTTTTCAATCAGTGCTCGACTGTCTCTCAGGGAGCGGATTTCAAAGTTGATGAGGTTGTCTTTGTTCGGCCTCTCTGGATCCTGTGAGAGAACCCTCCCAGAACTGAGTATTTCTTTCAATAATCACATGTCATCAAGACATTAATACAAAATTTAACAAATACTTAGATTCTGTTCATATCCCTATTGTGCAGTTTCTTTAAGTTAATATATGTTTGGCTATGTTTTACACATCTGTCACACCTTGGAGATTTAGGCAACTTAAGTGCCACTTGTTTGAAAGGTTTACCTTCATGATTTCATCAAGCAGGACAGATTTGATTTCCAGGTCTTCAAAGTTGCAAATGTATCCAGATGTTTGGATGGGCTCCTGTTTGGTTCagataaaacaaatgcaaaagtgTAGATCAGGTTACAGCTTTGAATCAGATATTATTTGATACTCACACAAGCACTCACCTCTGGATCTAGGTTCCTGAAGACATACATCCTGGTCTTCTCCATCATGGCGAACAGATCAGGGTTGTCATTCGCCCATTTCATGTCCCAGACATCCTTGCGCTCGAACTTGGACGGATCTCCCGCAGATACCTGGTTCCCGGTGATGTTGTCAGTGGAGGCACGAACATCCAGGTCCAACAGAGTCAGCACGCCTGCAATGTCGATTATCGCCAGACgactaaagagaaaaaaaaagatcacctGTGACAGTACTCTTCCCAATTTCGACATCAAATTTAATTAACTGTTTTAAGTTAACAATGGATATGAGCACACTCTCTGATTTCTTGTGCTTACCTGGAGTTGCAGTTAATGGACAGATAGTGGGCTCTGTTGTTCAAAGTGTATTTCTGGACAAGACCAACATTTGGGAGACTGTATCTGTGGATGATGCCAGACTCACGGCCCTGTGGGCACAAATACACATTCCTTTACtttaattttacttttcattttattgaaaaGAGATGACAAACTTACCTATAAACctcaaatagaaaatataaagagGGAAGTGAGTAAAGGTATTGCAGTGCTGTACAGAGCAAAGGACACTTTAGATGTTGCTGCACTTCATATTTtgtaatgtaattattattattccatatTTGGGTTATTGCACCGGCAACACATACAAAACTAATATTTCACACTTACAGGAAATAGCAATAAAACTTATAAACAAGGTCAATCTAAGAGAATATACAAATAGACTGTTATCAAGTCACATGTGCTGAAAGATTTAGTTGACTTAAGAATATTGTTGGCTATGTGTAAAGCCAGAAGTGGACTGTAAACCTACAAAAGCTGTTTACATTAATGTCAATGGAATTCTCTGGACAGTGATTTAAATGTTGACTCAAATATTATTCAATTTAAGAGAGCTTATAAAGGAAAACTAATCAAACGGTATGAACTGAATAATATTTATGTTATAATGATGACTATTGACTAATAATTGAGTAGTTAGGTGATTtgtgaaatgaaaggaaatcaAAAAAGTGATTGtcatctgtatttatgttatgttatatatgACAGGGGCAGCTACTATTAgatttttcttcctccagctccttttttcatttatgGATTGTGTATAAGTGTAttgtttgtttacactgaaatgaacaaactgaactaaactaaactaaactaaactaaactaaagctAAAATTGTAGAATCAAGGAGAAAATGTACATACCACAATCATGGTCTTATCTGTTGCTGTAATACAACAGATGGGGTCTCGAGTAGCCTGAAACAGACAAGAAACATATTTGAACCATGACAACTTATCTTCTGagtaagaaaaaacaattaatgtgATTTCCATTAAAACTACTTTATAAGATTATGTATTAGTTTCATGGATAAACAATTTAACAGTAATGCTTAAGACTGTATCAGTAAAACCTATTTAATTTCCCAATACTGAAATGACCATACTGTGTACAACAAATGCCTCAGAAATATTTTCTCACTTACTGTGAAGGCTTTTGCAAAATCTGGACTGCTGTCATTGGCTCCAGATGGATTACTGTCAATGTGATAGACCCTAAAGAGGCAGGAAGTGTAAACACATGAGAAAGAGccagacagacaaacagttaGCCGTTCCACTGAGGTGTATTGTGGTTTCAATGCGAGGAAAGTCCTGGCAGAACATTAGCTCATGCCCAGCCTGTCTGGGACCTCAGTGGCATTTTGTTCAGATGAATGGATCCTTTTCACAGAGGTGTCAGTACCAAAACTCCACACTGTTACAGTGAGCCAGTACTCTCAAGGTTTCCCCCACTGCCTCACAAAATCTAGTCTTGTGGTTATCAAGCTTTCCTGCAACTTTCCATGATCTGCTTGATATCAACTGTAAGTTCTGATGTGGGCGTTCTGTTCTGTCCCCATCCACCTGTACCTTGCTTTATTATCTTTATTCAATCAACTTATAGACAGTTTTTTCATTCGGATTGAATGAAATGACTTGTTTCAGGGTAAAATATTTTTCCCAGGTCCCTGCGATGAAAACATGTGGAGTCCCTGCAAAGCATCCTGTGGTGGAAATGCAGCCATGTGCCAAattctctcacctctctcttccttccttcttagTTCTGGTCACTTGGTTGATCTCCAGGGCTGTTagtttctttgccactctgtACTGCCACATGTAGAAAGCCTCTTTGGATGCAGCAAtcacatgtgtttttgtcatggTGACAAACAATGGctctaaacaaataaacaagaaacAGACTTAAGTACAAAGAACAACAAATGAATAAACTTCAAACTGTGAGTGAAGATACCCTTGTGTGATTTAGGAGAAAATGTATCTTTactaaatgttttcatttgtcatttggtggatcttgtgtgtttgtgtgtgttttccctttgACCTCAGGGTtcaaatgcagaaaaacatgGCAAATGTGGCTAAATTCCAACATACAAGTCCTAAGGAGacaaaacagtgttttcttAAACAGATACACTTTAACTAGTCTGGTGGAAAGAAAATCCCAAGGGCACAAAAGGAGAAACGACCAAAAGACATACGCTTGAACACATTCTCTGATTATTTACCAAGGTGGGATACCTAAAACCCATTCAGACCACTGAGACTCTGAACTGTCCTGGCGTGAGCTCCTCAGCAAACATTTGTCCATTTCTGTAGCAGAAAAGGAATTCTGAATTCTTGTGAGGCATAAAGACGCCCTGTGCTGTGCTGTCTATTTGCTATAGGATGCTGTGGGCCCATGAGAGATGAAAGATGTCCCTGtgggcagcagcaggcagagtgCCAACCACCATTTCACATCTATCTATATACACAGGGTGTGATCTCTCACATTGTCTTGAAGAGCCAGCTTTACAGTAAATAAGGATTTTCATCAACCCACGGTTTTGCCAGAAGTTTGTTATAGAGTTCATACTCACTGCGTGCAAAGTTGAAGGACCAACAACTTATGAGGTggataatatattttaaagatgtgttgACTACAAGGGGGTGTAATCTGTGCTCACCAATATCGATGTATTTTGAGTCCAATGGGGTCCCAATGGAGTTGCACAGAATCAGGACATACTGGAAAACACATAGCAGAGCCACATTATTTTACAGCTCAATACAAGAATCTATAGCAATTTATCAAAACAATTATTTCTCATTTTGGGAGTGTGGTTTTAATGTGTACGTTACCCTTGCATGAGTCCCAGACTCTAACTCAGCATCCTCCTGTGTGGCAGTCGATTAGAAAAACAGGGGGCAAGACAACAGAGAAACATCCTTAGCTCACTCTACATCTACTGTATATCTTCCCTATAGTATTTCTCTTTAGTCTAGTGAGTAGAGTAAATATTAGATATTTTCTTAATCAAACAGTGTAGTACCTAGAATATCAAGTTAACCTGCAAACTTTATAGATTATTACAGATCCTCTTTTTGAtctgttatgtttgtgtttgtacctgAGGCTGGGTCTCATCCGCCTTGCTGGCCAGGATACAGAAGTCCCCTGAAGTTGTGATGGACATCAGGCTCTTGACATATTTAACAAACTTCTCATTGTTTTTGGTT
The sequence above is drawn from the Hippoglossus hippoglossus isolate fHipHip1 chromosome 22, fHipHip1.pri, whole genome shotgun sequence genome and encodes:
- the wdr35 gene encoding WD repeat-containing protein 35 isoform X1, with protein sequence MFIYLSKKIAIPNNIHLKCVSWNKDQGFIACGGDDGLLRVLKLETQTDDAKLKGLAAPSNLSMNQTLEGHSGAVQVVTWNEQYEKLTTSDQNGLIIVWMLYKGAWYEEMINNRNKSVVRSMSWNADGQKICIVYEDGAVIVGSVDGNRIWGKELKGNQLAHVAWSPDSKILLFGMANGEVQIYDNQGNFIMKMTISCLINSPGGISIAGIHWYAGTGGYVEADCPCLAICFDNGRCQIMRYENDENPVCIDTLMNVVSIQWNHCGSVLAVAGSLKASNMDKEFNVVQFYTPFGEHQRTLKVPGKQMTGVSWEGGGLRIGLAVDSYIYFANIRPDYKWGYCCSTVVYAYTKPERQEYCVVFWETKNNEKFVKYVKSLMSITTSGDFCILASKADETQPQEDAELESGTHARYVLILCNSIGTPLDSKYIDIEPLFVTMTKTHVIAASKEAFYMWQYRVAKKLTALEINQVTRTKKEGRERVYHIDSNPSGANDSSPDFAKAFTATRDPICCITATDKTMIVGRESGIIHRYSLPNVGLVQKYTLNNRAHYLSINCNSSRLAIIDIAGVLTLLDLDVRASTDNITGNQVSAGDPSKFERKDVWDMKWANDNPDLFAMMEKTRMYVFRNLDPEEPIQTSGYICNFEDLEIKSVLLDEIMKDPERPNKDNLINFEIRSLRDSRALIEKVGIEDASQFIEDNPHPRLWRLLAEAALQKLDLKTAEQAFVRCKDYQGIEFVKRLGNLQSEPMKQAEVAAYFGRFEEAERMYLDMDRRDLAISLRIKLGDWFRVLQLLKTGSGDCDDTLLEQAYNAIGDYFADRQKWVNAVQYYLQGRNQERLAECYYMLEDYDGLEKLTPVLPENHKLLPEIGQMFATVGMCEQAVNAYLKCNQPKAAVEACVHLNQWNKAVELARTHNMKEIKSLLSKYASHLLEKNKTLEAVELYRKAHHFLDAAKLMFKIADEEAKKRTRPLRVKKLYVLAARLVENYHEQVKTSQQSKTKGKQSEAKFALAGLLEEDATSSDDRIVDNAWRGAEAYHFFLLAQRQLYGGYMENAMRTAMHLREYEDIIPAVEIYSLLAICSASNRAFGTCSQAFIKLESLESLESEQRQLYEDLALEIFTKHNPKDSRTMERERSSEGAEGKLPTCIVTGLPIQEYQFWMCSVCKHCALEQEIGKYNCCPLCHSPVA
- the wdr35 gene encoding WD repeat-containing protein 35 isoform X3 encodes the protein MFIYLSKKIAIPNNIHLKCVSWNKDQGFIACGGDDGLLRVLKLETQTDDAKLKGLAAPSNLSMNQTLEGHSGAVQVVTWNEQYEKLTTSDQNGLIIVWMLYKGAWYEEMINNRNKSVVRSMSWNADGQKICIVYEDGAVIVGSVDGNRIWGKELKGNQLAHVAWSPDSKILLFGMANGEVQIYDNQGNFIMKMTISCLINSPGGISIAGIHWYAGTGGYVEADCPCLAICFDNGRCQIMRYENDENPVCIDTLMNVVSIQWNHCGSVLAVAGSLKASNMDKEFNVVQFYTPFGEHQRTLKVPGKQMTGVSWEGGGLRIGLAVDSYIYFANIRPDYKWGYCCSTVVYAYTKPERQEYCVVFWETKNNEKFVKYVKSLMSITTSGDFCILASKADETQPQYVLILCNSIGTPLDSKYIDIEPLFVTMTKTHVIAASKEAFYMWQYRVAKKLTALEINQVTRTKKEGRERVYHIDSNPSGANDSSPDFAKAFTATRDPICCITATDKTMIVGRESGIIHRYSLPNVGLVQKYTLNNRAHYLSINCNSSRLAIIDIAGVLTLLDLDVRASTDNITGNQVSAGDPSKFERKDVWDMKWANDNPDLFAMMEKTRMYVFRNLDPEEPIQTSGYICNFEDLEIKSVLLDEIMKDPERPNKDNLINFEIRSLRDSRALIEKVGIEDASQFIEDNPHPRLWRLLAEAALQKLDLKTAEQAFVRCKDYQGIEFVKRLGNLQSEPMKQAEVAAYFGRFEEAERMYLDMDRRDLAISLRIKLGDWFRVLQLLKTGSGDCDDTLLEQAYNAIGDYFADRQKWVNAVQYYLQGRNQERLAECYYMLEDYDGLEKLTPVLPENHKLLPEIGQMFATVGMCEQAVNAYLKCNQPKAAVEACVHLNQWNKAVELARTHNMKEIKSLLSKYASHLLEKNKTLEAVELYRKAHHFLDAAKLMFKIADEEAKKRTRPLRVKKLYVLAARLVENYHEQVKTSQQSKTKGKQSEAKFALAGLLEEDATSSDDRIVDNAWRGAEAYHFFLLAQRQLYGGYMENAMRTAMHLREYEDIIPAVEIYSLLAICSASNRAFGTCSQAFIKLESLESLESEQRQLYEDLALEIFTKHNPKDSRTMERERSSEGAEGKLPTCIVTGLPIQEYQFWMCSVCKHCALEQEIGKYNCCPLCHSPVA
- the wdr35 gene encoding WD repeat-containing protein 35 isoform X2; protein product: MFIYLSKKIAIPNNIHLKCVSWNKDQGFIACGGDDGLLRVLKLETQTDDAKLKGLAAPSNLSMNQTLEGHSGAVQVVTWNEQYEKLTTSDQNGLIIVWMLYKGAWYEEMINNRNKSVVRSMSWNADGQKICIVYEDGAVIVGSVDGNRIWGKELKGNQLAHVAWSPDSKILLFGMANGEVQIYDNQGNFIMKMTISCLINSPGGISIAGIHWYAGTGGYVEADCPCLAICFDNGRCQIMRYENDENPVCIDTLMNVVSIQWNHCGSVLAVAGSLKASNMDKEFNVVQFYTPFGEHQRTLKVPGKQMTGVSWEGGGLRIGLAVDSYIYFANIRPDYKWGYCCSTVVYAYTKPERQEYCVVFWETKNNEKFVKYVKSLMSITTSGDFCILASKADETQPQDAELESGTHARYVLILCNSIGTPLDSKYIDIEPLFVTMTKTHVIAASKEAFYMWQYRVAKKLTALEINQVTRTKKEGRERVYHIDSNPSGANDSSPDFAKAFTATRDPICCITATDKTMIVGRESGIIHRYSLPNVGLVQKYTLNNRAHYLSINCNSSRLAIIDIAGVLTLLDLDVRASTDNITGNQVSAGDPSKFERKDVWDMKWANDNPDLFAMMEKTRMYVFRNLDPEEPIQTSGYICNFEDLEIKSVLLDEIMKDPERPNKDNLINFEIRSLRDSRALIEKVGIEDASQFIEDNPHPRLWRLLAEAALQKLDLKTAEQAFVRCKDYQGIEFVKRLGNLQSEPMKQAEVAAYFGRFEEAERMYLDMDRRDLAISLRIKLGDWFRVLQLLKTGSGDCDDTLLEQAYNAIGDYFADRQKWVNAVQYYLQGRNQERLAECYYMLEDYDGLEKLTPVLPENHKLLPEIGQMFATVGMCEQAVNAYLKCNQPKAAVEACVHLNQWNKAVELARTHNMKEIKSLLSKYASHLLEKNKTLEAVELYRKAHHFLDAAKLMFKIADEEAKKRTRPLRVKKLYVLAARLVENYHEQVKTSQQSKTKGKQSEAKFALAGLLEEDATSSDDRIVDNAWRGAEAYHFFLLAQRQLYGGYMENAMRTAMHLREYEDIIPAVEIYSLLAICSASNRAFGTCSQAFIKLESLESLESEQRQLYEDLALEIFTKHNPKDSRTMERERSSEGAEGKLPTCIVTGLPIQEYQFWMCSVCKHCALEQEIGKYNCCPLCHSPVA